Proteins from a single region of Antechinus flavipes isolate AdamAnt ecotype Samford, QLD, Australia chromosome 2, AdamAnt_v2, whole genome shotgun sequence:
- the LOC127552350 gene encoding interleukin-36 gamma-like, whose protein sequence is MEIKDGPSASLSPSDMREGKQESPDYHQESQSVEHPSLGKIRDIHQQVWILQNGTLIATPHGENVNPVTLEVLPCRDQSLPKDKGEPIYVGIKASGCCLHCKMNGEQPNLILVEKSIKDLYKTPKAVKPFLFYRNQTGITSTLESAAFPGWFICTSSNKNQPVTLTHNLGGQCNTAFYLNIETPVSKAPIST, encoded by the exons ATGGAAATAAAAGATGGGCCTTCAG CTTCCCTCAGCCCAAGTGATATgagggaaggaaagcaggaaagtcCAGACTATCATCAAGAGTCACAAAGTGTGGAACATCCTTCTCTTGGGAAAATTCGTGACATCCATCAGCAGGTCTGGATTCTTCAGAATGGGACACTTATAGCAACTCCCCATGGAGAAAATGTGAACCCAG TGACTCTGGAGGTATTACCTTGTAGAGATCAATCCCTTCCTAAAGACAAGGGGGAGCCTATATACGTGGGCATAAAGGCATCAGGTTGTTGTCTGCattgtaaaatgaatggagaaCAGCCCAACCTAATATTGGTG GAGAAGAGCATAAAAGACCTGTACAAAACACCTAAAGCAGTGAAACCTTTTCTCTTTTACCGGAATCAGACTGGTATCACCTCTACTCTCGAGTCAGCTGCCTTCCCTGGCTGGTTCATCTGTACATCTTCAAACAAAAACCAACCTGTTACCCTGACCCACAACTTGGGAGGGCAGTGCAATACTGCCTTCTACTTAAACATAGAAACCCCTGTATCAAAAGCCCCTATTTCTACATAG